A region from the Zonotrichia albicollis isolate bZonAlb1 chromosome 17, bZonAlb1.hap1, whole genome shotgun sequence genome encodes:
- the MAFB gene encoding transcription factor MafB translates to MAGELSIGAELPTSPLAMEYVNDFDLMKFDVKKEPLGRSDRSGRHCTRLQPAGSVSSTPISTPCSSVPSSPSFSPTEQKTHLEDLYWMANSYQQMNPEALNLTPEDAVEALIGSHQVSQQLQGFEGFRAHHHHHHHHHQHHHQYPAVTHEDLAGSGHPHHHHHHHHQASPTPSTSSSSSQQLQNSHQQHPPSSSVEDRFSDDQLVSMSVRELNRHLRGFTKDEVIRLKQKRRTLKNRGYAQSCRYKRVQQKHHLENEKTQLIQQVEQLKQEVTRLARERDAYKLKCEKLASNGFREAGSTSDNPSSPEFFM, encoded by the coding sequence ATGGCCGGAGAGCTCAGCATCGGAGCCGAGCTGCCCACTAGCCCGCTGGCCATGGAGTACGTGAACGACTTCGACTTGATGAAGTTCGACGTGAAGAAGgagcccctgggcaggagcgaCCGCTCGGGCAGGCACTGCACCCGCCTGCAGCCGGCCGGCTCCGTGTCCTCCACCCCCATCAGCACCCCCTGCAGCTCCGTGCCCTCCTcgcccagcttcagccccaccgaGCAGAAGACTCACTTGGAGGACCTGTACTGGATGGCCAACAGCTACCAGCAGATGAACCCCGAGGCGCTGAACCTCACCCCAGAGGACGCTGTCGAAGCCCTCATTGGGTCCCACCAGgtgtcccagcagctgcagggcttcgAGGGCTTCCGggcccaccaccaccaccatcatcaccatcaccaACACCACCACCAGTATCCCGCAGTCACTCACGAAGACCTGGCCGGCAGCGGGCACCCTCAccatcaccaccatcatcacCACCAGGCCTCTCCCACTCCCTccacctcctccagctcctcccagcagctccagaactCGCACCAGCAGCATCCCCCCTCCAGCAGCGTGGAGGACCGGTTCTCAGATGACCAGCTGGTCTCCATGTCCGTGAGGGAGCTCAACAGGCACCTCCGAGGCTTCACCAAAGACGAGGTGATCCGCCTCAAGCAGAAGAGGAGGACCTTGAAGAACAGGGGCTATGCCCAGTCCTGCAGGTACAAACGTGTCCAGCAGAAACACCACCTGGAGAACGAAAAGACGCAGCTCATTCAGCAGGTGGAACAGCTCAAGCAAGAAGTGACCCGGCTCGCCAGAGAGAGAGACGCCTACAAGCTCAAGTGTGAGAAACTTGCCAGCAACGGCTTCAGAGAGGCCGGCTCCACCAGTGACAACCCGTCTTCCCCTGAGTTCTTCATGTGA